A genomic window from Struthio camelus isolate bStrCam1 chromosome 2, bStrCam1.hap1, whole genome shotgun sequence includes:
- the GRINA gene encoding protein lifeguard 1 — MSHEKSFLVTGDGFAGQPPPAPPAYAQAPYPGAAYPPPPPPQFAPAPYSQPGFPQGPGPYPPPGPYPPPGPYPPPGPYPQGPYAQPPYAQPQPMVPGDQDSPLHSTYHEDGPPSYYDNQDFPTNHWDDKSVRQAFIRKVFLVLTLQLTVTFAFVAVFTFVKGVRGFVQRNVWTYYVSYAVFFISLIVLSCCGDFRRKHPWNLVALSILTVSLSYMVGMIASFYDTDAVIMAVGITVVVCFTVVIFSLQTKYDFTSCRGVLIICLVVLILFSILCIFIRNRIMDIIYASLGALLFTCFLAVDTQMILGNKQLALSPEEYIFAALNLYTDIINIFLYILAIIGRAKE; from the exons ATGTCGCACGAGAAGAGCTTCCTGGTGACGGGCGACGGCTTCGCCgggcagccgccccccgcccccccggcctaCGCCCAGGCCCCCTACCCCGGCGCGGCCtacccgcccccgccgcccccccagtTCGCCCCGGCACCCTACAGCCAGCCGGGCTTCCCCCAGGGGCCGGGGCCGTACCCGCCGCCCGGGCCGTACCCGCCGCCCGGGCCGTACCCGCCGCCGGGGCCGTACCCCCAGGGCCCCTACGCCCAGCCGCCCTACGCCCAGCCGCAGCCCATGGTGCCCGGCGACCAGGACT cccccctgcacaGCACCTACCACGAGGATGGGCCGCCCTCCTACTACGACAACCAGGACTTCCCCACCAATCACTGGGATGACAAGAGCGTCCGGCAGGCCTTCATCCGCAAG GTGTTCCTGGTGCTGACTCTGCAGCTGACGGTCACCTTCGCCTTCGTGGCTGTGTTCACCTTCGTGAAAGGCGTGAGGGGCTTTGTGCAACGCAACGTCTGGACGTACTACGTCTCCTACGCGGTCTTCTTCATCTCCCTCATCGTGCTCAGCTGTTGCGGGGACTTCCGCCGCAAGCACCCCTGGAACCTCGTTGCCCTG TCCATCCTGACTGTGAGCCTGTCCTACATGGTGGGGATGATCGCCAGCTTCTACGACACGGATGCTGTCATCATGGCCGTGGGCATCACGGTCGTCGTCTGCTTCACTGTCGTCATCTTCTCCCTGCAG ACCAAGTACGACTTCACCTCGTGCCGAGGCGTGCTCATCATCTGCCTCGTCGTGCTCatcctcttctccatcctctgtaTCTTCATCCGGAACCGCATCATGGACATTATCTATGCGTCTCTGGGGGCCCTGCTCTTCACCTGC TTCCTGGCAGTGGACACACAGATGATCCTGGGGAACAAGCAGCTGGCGCTCAGCCCCGAGGAGTACATCTTCGCTGCCCTCAACCTCTACACAGACATTATCAACATCTTCCTCTACATCCTGGCCATCATCGGCAGGGCCAAGGAGTAG